ATGCAGCGTCCGAGGTTGAGGAAATCAGCGGTTACGTCGGCAACTTCGACGTGAAAGTGCGCCGCCGTGCCACCTACGTGAACTGGGATGCCTGCACCGGCTGCGGTCTGTGCATGGAAAAGTGTCCCAGCAAGAAGAGCCATGACGCCTTCAACGAAGGTGTGGCCACCACCACGGCCATCGGCATTCCTTTCCCGCAGGCCATTCCCAAGAAGGCTGCCATCAAGCCCGAATTCTGCCTCAAGCTGCAGAAGGGCAAGTGCGGCGTGTGTGCCAAGGTGTGTCCCACCAAGTGCATCGACTTTGAACAGCAGGATACGATTGTCTCCGAAAAGGTGGGCGCCATTGTCGCCGCCACCGGATACGATCTCTTCGACTGGACCGTTTACGGCCAGTACGGCGGCGGTCGCTATCCCGACGTGGTTACCTCGCTGCAGTACGAACGCATGATGAACGCTTCCGGTCCCACCGCAGGCCACATCAAGCGCCCGTCTGACGGAAAGGAACCCAAGCGCGTGGTCTTCATCCAGTGCGTGGGCTCCCGCGACAAGTCGGTGGACCGTCCCTACTGTTCCGGTTTCTGCTGCATGTATACCGCCAAGCAGGCCGTGCTGACTAAGGACCACATTCCGGATTCCGATTCCTACGTGTTCTACATGGACATCCGTTCCCCCGGTAAAGGCTACGACGAGTTCACCCGCCGTGCGCAGGAACAGTATGGCGTGCAGTACGTGCGCGGCCGTGTTTCCATGATCTACCCCAAGGGCGACACGCTCGTGGTTCGCGGTGCGGATACCCTCGCCGGAACACAGGTGGAAGTGGAAGCCGATCTCGTGGTGCTTGCCGTGGGTATAGAATCCTCCAAGGGCGCTCCGCACCTCGCGGAAAAGCTGCGTATTTCCTACGACCATTACGGTTTCTTCATGGAAGCGCACCCCAAGCTCAAGCCCGTGGAAACCAACACCGCCGGTGTGTACCTCGCCGGTTGCTGTCAGGGCCCCAAGGACATTCCCACCTCCGTCGGGCAGGGCAGTGCGACTGCGGCCAAGGTGCTTACCCTGTTCGCCAAGGACAAGCTGGAAAGCGACCCGCAGGTTTCCCGCGTGAACCAGAACCGTTGCGTGGGCTGCCTCAAGTGCACCATGACCTGCCCCTTCGGCGCGGTGAAGGACGTGAAGGACCGCGCAGGCAACACCAAGGCAGAAGTTGTGGAAACCGTCTGTCAGGGCTGCGGTATCTGTACCGTTACCTGCCCGCATGGTGCCATCCAGCTGCAGCACTTTACCGATAACCAGATTCTTGCGGAGGTGAATGCCTTATGTCAGCCCGAAATGGAGTTTTAAGCGATACGCGCGAACTGCGCGTGGTCGGCTTCCTCTGCAACTGGTGCTCGTACGGCGGTGCGGATACGGCAGGCGTGGCGCGCTTTGAGCAGCCTACCGACCTGCGCATCATCCGCGTTCCCTGCTCGGGTCGTATCGACCCGCTGTTCATCATGCGCGCGCTGGTCAGCGGTGCGGACGGCGTGCTGGTTTCCGGCTGCCACCCCCGCGACTGCCACTACGCAGAAGGCAACTACTATGCCCGCCGCCGGCTCGAACTGCTCAAGCAGTTCCTGCCCATTACGGGCATTGATCCGCAACGCTTTGAATATACGTGGGTTTCCGCCTCTGAAGGCGCTCGCTGGCAGGACGTGGTGACCAAGTTCACCAACCGTATCCACGAGCTTGGCCCCGCGCCGCGCATGCAGGGCGGCAGCGGATATGACGAACTCTGCCTCAAGCAGATAGAGGAAGGCGTGAAACAGGGGCCCTCCTGCCCCTGCCACAAGGAGAGGGCGTTATGAGTACGCTTGAGCAACTGAAAGACCAGATCCGCAAGGCCCTGCCGGACCTTGACGTGGTCATAGGCTGGGAGCAGGGCTACGACGCCATGCACGCCACGCCGCTGTATATCCGCAAGGAAGAGGACATTGACCGCCTCATCTGGAGCCCGCTGTGCGTGCACAGCCTCGGCACCTACCTTACCGGTCTGACCCGGACTCCGGGCGCCGGCAAGATCGGTCTTGTGGTCAAGGGCTGCGATTCCCGCGCCATTGTCCAGCTTACGCAGGAACGCATGATCCCGCGCGAGAACATTGTTCTGTTCGGCGTGGGTTGCACCGGCTGTCTGAGCCATGCCCGCCTTGAATACAAGGTGGAGCAGGGCGGTCACTACGTGGAAGACATGCACTCCATCACCTTCAAGGGTGACAAGGTGGAAGTGGCCGTGAACGGCGATGTGGAGACCTTCGACTTCGACACCGTGTGTCTTGAGAAGTGTCTCACCTGCCGCTTCCCCAACGCCATTGCCACCGAGCACTTTGCCGGTGAAGAGGTGCCCGTGGCGCCCAAGTGCGACAAGGCTCCTTCTCTGGAAGCCTTTGAAAAGCTCTCGCTGGATGAGCGTTTCACCTTCTGGCAGGACCAGATGCGCCGCTGCGTGCGTTGTTACGCCTGCCGCAACACCTGCCCCATGTGCGTATGCCGCGACCACTGCATCTCCACCTCGCGTAACCCGCACTGGGTATCGCAGGAGACCAGCTCGGCAGAGAACTTCATGTTCCAGATGATCCACACCATGCACCTTGCAGGCCGCTGCATCGAATGCGGCGAATGCCAGCGTGCATGTCCGGTCGATCTGCCCATCATGCTGTTCCGCCGCACCATGGTGCACGCGGTGAAGAATACCTTCGACTACGTCAGCGGTGCGGACCCCGAAGCCACGCCGCCCCTGCTCACCTTCAAGGTGGAAGAAGACAACATCAAGGAGAGGGGCTGGTAATGGAAGCGAAATTCATCAGCCAAGACGATACCACGCTCTGGCTTGACGAGCTGGCCGAGCGCC
This region of Desulfovibrio subterraneus genomic DNA includes:
- a CDS encoding 4Fe-4S dicluster domain-containing protein yields the protein MSTLEQLKDQIRKALPDLDVVIGWEQGYDAMHATPLYIRKEEDIDRLIWSPLCVHSLGTYLTGLTRTPGAGKIGLVVKGCDSRAIVQLTQERMIPRENIVLFGVGCTGCLSHARLEYKVEQGGHYVEDMHSITFKGDKVEVAVNGDVETFDFDTVCLEKCLTCRFPNAIATEHFAGEEVPVAPKCDKAPSLEAFEKLSLDERFTFWQDQMRRCVRCYACRNTCPMCVCRDHCISTSRNPHWVSQETSSAENFMFQMIHTMHLAGRCIECGECQRACPVDLPIMLFRRTMVHAVKNTFDYVSGADPEATPPLLTFKVEEDNIKERGW
- a CDS encoding CoB--CoM heterodisulfide reductase iron-sulfur subunit A family protein — translated: MRIGVFVCHCGSNIAATVDCPSVAQAAKMFPDVVFATDTMYACSEPGQDAIIQAIKEHRLDGVVVASCSPRMHEPTFRRALERAGLNRYMLEMANIREHVSWIGKNKELNTVKAADLVRIAAAKLQLNNPLFANKFDVTKRVLVIGGGVAGIQAALDCADAGIQVIMVERETTIGGKMAKLDKTFPTVDCSSCILGPKMVDVAQHPNITLYAASEVEEISGYVGNFDVKVRRRATYVNWDACTGCGLCMEKCPSKKSHDAFNEGVATTTAIGIPFPQAIPKKAAIKPEFCLKLQKGKCGVCAKVCPTKCIDFEQQDTIVSEKVGAIVAATGYDLFDWTVYGQYGGGRYPDVVTSLQYERMMNASGPTAGHIKRPSDGKEPKRVVFIQCVGSRDKSVDRPYCSGFCCMYTAKQAVLTKDHIPDSDSYVFYMDIRSPGKGYDEFTRRAQEQYGVQYVRGRVSMIYPKGDTLVVRGADTLAGTQVEVEADLVVLAVGIESSKGAPHLAEKLRISYDHYGFFMEAHPKLKPVETNTAGVYLAGCCQGPKDIPTSVGQGSATAAKVLTLFAKDKLESDPQVSRVNQNRCVGCLKCTMTCPFGAVKDVKDRAGNTKAEVVETVCQGCGICTVTCPHGAIQLQHFTDNQILAEVNALCQPEMEF
- a CDS encoding hydrogenase iron-sulfur subunit gives rise to the protein MSARNGVLSDTRELRVVGFLCNWCSYGGADTAGVARFEQPTDLRIIRVPCSGRIDPLFIMRALVSGADGVLVSGCHPRDCHYAEGNYYARRRLELLKQFLPITGIDPQRFEYTWVSASEGARWQDVVTKFTNRIHELGPAPRMQGGSGYDELCLKQIEEGVKQGPSCPCHKERAL